The following are encoded in a window of Castanea sativa cultivar Marrone di Chiusa Pesio chromosome 5, ASM4071231v1 genomic DNA:
- the LOC142636419 gene encoding uncharacterized protein LOC142636419 isoform X5 — MQDVELASDIMHSLKEMFGEQGRSARQETMRQIYNTKMAAGSSVREHCLRMIANLNTLEVLGADIDGESQVDMILQSLPESFKEFKLNYNMNKKIYSFSELMNELVAAEGILGTSSVEANVGEASTSQPKSKGKGKKKKKKKDFTKKDGKQIALGVANKGKKTKGKCFHCGEKGHWKRNCPTFKAAKNKGVPGDQKVE; from the exons atgcaggatgtagaacttgcttcggacataatgcatagtctgaaggagatgtttggtgagcaaggccgttctgcaaggcaagaaaccatgaggcaaatttataataccaaaatggctgcaggaagttcagtgagggagcattgtcttaggatgattgctaatctgaacacattagaagttttaggtgccgacattgatggagaatcccaagtggatatgatactccagtcattaccagaatcattcaaggaattcaaactcaattataatatgaacaaaaagatttattctttttctgaattaatgaatgagttagtggcggcggaaggcatccttggtacttctagtgttgaagctaatgtgggtgaagcttctacttctcaacctaagtcgaaaggtaagggtaagaagaagaagaagaagaaggacttcactaagaaagatggtaaacaaattgccttaggggttgccaacaaaggaaagaaaactaaaggaaagtgtttccattgtggtgagaaaggacattggaagaggaattgtccaacattcaaggctgccaagaataagg gggttccaggagaccagaaagttgaatga